The Corynebacterium vitaeruminis DSM 20294 genome window below encodes:
- a CDS encoding energy-coupling factor transporter transmembrane component T family protein, with product MTTPQADTTPQVNPFTALTCGFSAWLLVLGINRPAVSIAVVAASWLVGVWATRRAAVVLNSLALGLPAGASMLIVHAPFGQHMIAPLISSDGLVIAGELALRFLALMASILAAMCFSPIPQLIKAIQGSRLNPTIGYIIGASLQFLPQARRAVRTVREARILTGERVKGRVLTRLAIPVMVHTLSLGADRATAVEVAGVGRPGRRTVLRPVYDSGLQKLVRIVVPVACAVVVIAWKVVAR from the coding sequence TTGACAACGCCCCAGGCCGATACGACGCCGCAGGTCAATCCGTTTACCGCACTGACCTGCGGCTTTTCGGCGTGGCTACTGGTGCTGGGAATCAACCGCCCGGCAGTGTCGATCGCGGTGGTGGCGGCGTCCTGGCTGGTGGGCGTGTGGGCGACCCGCCGCGCCGCGGTGGTGCTCAACTCGCTCGCCCTCGGGCTACCCGCGGGCGCGTCGATGCTCATCGTGCACGCGCCCTTCGGCCAGCACATGATCGCGCCGCTTATCAGCTCCGACGGGCTGGTGATCGCAGGCGAGCTGGCCCTGCGCTTCCTCGCCCTCATGGCGTCGATCCTGGCGGCCATGTGCTTCTCGCCGATCCCACAGCTAATCAAGGCGATCCAGGGCTCGCGCCTTAACCCGACGATCGGATACATCATCGGCGCGTCGCTGCAGTTCCTGCCCCAGGCCCGCCGGGCGGTCCGGACCGTCCGGGAGGCCAGGATCCTGACCGGCGAGCGGGTCAAAGGCCGGGTGCTCACGAGGCTTGCGATCCCGGTCATGGTGCACACCCTTTCTCTCGGCGCGGACCGCGCCACCGCCGTGGAAGTGGCGGGCGTGGGGCGTCCAGGCAGGCGAACGGTCCTGCGGCCGGTCTACGACAGTGGGTTGCAGAAGTTGGTGCGGATCGTGGTGCCGGTGGCGTGCGCCGTGGTGGTTATTGCGTGGAAGGTGGTGGCGAGGTGA
- a CDS encoding ATP-binding cassette domain-containing protein, whose protein sequence is MSSPSDTSAVDFFPTRRTIVVGPSGSGLSRLGERVYRTTEGAAMVSQDAISHITFLRDTVVEEIAFGLEQRGIPVPEMAERVDALVAQLGLAEVAERNPAELSGGQTKRVAIACVAVLGAATLVLDDPFAGLDTESRRLVAQLLREYPGAVLVLAHEDPSELGSDFERFHLSGDSVGPGLPEARALALPGRVAPSGERIELGTLRGTRGEASRRWWQLRAKAPSRFVTAKVTLRPRRGAVLWLRGDNGAGKTTLLRTIVGFESEYRCPVSVSMQSQRASDQVLGSTVAELLPDVEARDRLGLDGDTHPLDLPQAKLRLAQVASVLGQRRELVLLDEPDVGLDHAHRAAFHRLVAEALDCGKAIIMTCHDPAVMEEVAAYAEVDEVALPSPSRSS, encoded by the coding sequence GTGAGCTCCCCCTCCGATACCTCCGCGGTGGACTTCTTCCCGACGCGGCGCACCATCGTAGTGGGGCCCTCCGGCTCGGGGCTGAGCAGGCTAGGCGAGCGGGTCTACCGCACGACCGAGGGCGCGGCCATGGTCAGCCAGGACGCGATCAGCCACATCACCTTCCTGAGGGACACCGTCGTAGAGGAGATCGCCTTCGGCCTCGAGCAGCGCGGCATCCCGGTGCCGGAGATGGCCGAGCGCGTGGACGCCCTCGTGGCCCAGCTCGGCCTTGCCGAGGTCGCCGAGCGTAACCCCGCCGAGCTCTCCGGAGGGCAGACCAAGCGCGTGGCCATCGCCTGCGTGGCGGTGCTCGGCGCTGCCACGCTCGTCCTCGACGATCCGTTCGCCGGGCTCGACACGGAGTCGAGGCGGCTGGTCGCCCAGCTCCTTCGCGAGTATCCCGGCGCCGTGCTGGTGCTCGCGCACGAGGACCCGTCCGAACTTGGGTCCGACTTCGAAAGATTCCACCTCAGCGGCGACTCCGTGGGCCCCGGCTTGCCCGAAGCCCGAGCGCTCGCCCTGCCCGGGCGGGTCGCACCCTCCGGCGAGCGGATCGAATTAGGCACCCTCCGAGGAACTCGAGGGGAAGCCTCCCGGCGGTGGTGGCAGCTTCGAGCCAAGGCACCCAGCCGCTTCGTCACCGCGAAGGTCACCCTGCGGCCGCGTCGGGGCGCGGTGCTGTGGCTTCGCGGTGATAACGGCGCGGGCAAGACCACGCTGCTGCGGACGATCGTGGGCTTCGAATCCGAGTACCGCTGCCCGGTGAGTGTGAGCATGCAGTCGCAGCGCGCGAGCGATCAGGTGCTTGGATCGACGGTCGCCGAGCTGCTCCCGGACGTCGAGGCAAGGGATCGCCTCGGGCTCGACGGCGACACCCACCCACTCGACCTCCCGCAGGCTAAGCTGCGGCTCGCGCAGGTGGCGAGCGTTCTGGGGCAGCGCCGCGAGCTGGTGCTGCTCGACGAGCCGGACGTGGGGCTCGACCACGCGCACAGGGCGGCCTTCCACCGGCTGGTGGCCGAGGCACTCGATTGCGGGAAAGCAATCATCATGACCTGCCACGACCCCGCGGTCATGGAGGAGGTGGCTGCCTACGCTGAGGTGGACGAGGTCGCCCTGCCCTCGCCCTCACGCAGCTCCTAG
- a CDS encoding MFS transporter codes for MNTVRDASPTEAKIPHEVWVLVSAAFIIALGYGLVAPIIPQFASSFGVGMAAAGAVVSVFAGTRLVFAPASGSLIDAFGSRKVYLTGLITVAVATGLVALAQEYWHMLALRAIAGFGSTMFTVSAVGLVIRLSPPEIRGKCSSAYASGFLFGNIAGPILGAALSVLGMRWPFAIYGVMVALAAFVVWWRMPRQIGAVAAKGTGLPALTAREAFRDHAYRASLSGGFANGWSNFGVRVATVPLFAAAAFENGAAIAGLAMTAFAAGNAVALQFSGRLSDRVGRKPLILIGLALNAAFTATFGFSHHFATLMAVSVGAGVGAGLFNPAQQAVLADIVGPGRSGGKVVATYQMAQDSGTILGPIVIGTVAHVYGFGPAFALCAAITLVACLLWGFGRETLALKQLAG; via the coding sequence GTGAATACCGTGCGTGATGCGTCCCCAACCGAAGCGAAGATACCTCACGAGGTGTGGGTCCTGGTCTCCGCCGCGTTCATCATCGCCCTCGGTTACGGCCTCGTCGCGCCGATCATCCCGCAGTTCGCCTCCAGCTTCGGCGTGGGCATGGCCGCGGCCGGCGCCGTCGTCAGCGTCTTTGCAGGCACGCGCCTCGTTTTCGCCCCTGCGTCCGGCTCGCTTATCGACGCCTTCGGCTCCCGAAAGGTCTATCTCACCGGGCTCATCACGGTGGCCGTGGCCACGGGCCTCGTGGCGCTCGCCCAGGAGTACTGGCACATGCTGGCCCTGCGCGCGATCGCGGGCTTCGGTTCGACGATGTTCACCGTCTCCGCCGTGGGGCTGGTCATCAGGCTCTCGCCGCCGGAGATCAGGGGCAAGTGCTCCTCGGCCTACGCTTCGGGCTTCCTCTTCGGCAACATCGCGGGCCCGATCCTCGGCGCCGCGCTCTCGGTGCTGGGGATGCGGTGGCCGTTCGCCATCTACGGGGTGATGGTGGCGTTGGCGGCCTTCGTGGTGTGGTGGCGTATGCCGCGCCAGATCGGGGCAGTGGCGGCCAAGGGGACGGGACTGCCGGCCCTTACCGCGCGCGAGGCCTTCCGCGACCACGCCTATCGCGCCTCGCTGAGCGGCGGATTCGCCAACGGCTGGTCCAACTTTGGTGTTCGCGTGGCCACCGTCCCGCTGTTCGCGGCCGCCGCGTTTGAGAACGGCGCGGCCATCGCCGGGCTCGCGATGACCGCCTTCGCCGCCGGAAACGCCGTGGCCCTGCAGTTCTCCGGCAGGCTCTCGGACCGGGTCGGGCGCAAGCCGCTCATCCTCATCGGGCTCGCCCTCAACGCCGCGTTCACCGCGACCTTCGGCTTCTCCCACCACTTCGCCACCCTCATGGCGGTCTCCGTTGGGGCGGGCGTGGGTGCCGGGCTGTTCAACCCCGCGCAGCAGGCCGTGCTCGCCGACATCGTCGGCCCCGGCCGCTCGGGCGGCAAGGTGGTGGCCACCTACCAGATGGCGCAGGATAGCGGCACGATCCTCGGGCCCATCGTCATCGGAACCGTGGCCCACGTGTACGGCTTCGGACCGGCCTTCGCCCTGTGCGCGGCGATCACGCTCGTGGCGTGCCTGCTGTGGGGATTCGGGCGAGAAACCCTCGCCCTCAAGCAGCTGGCGGGCTAG
- the hypD gene encoding hydrogenase formation protein HypD has protein sequence MKFVDEFRDPHAAKQLIERISQMATQLDHPIKLMEICGGHTHTIYRYGLENLLPDSIDLVHGPGCPVCVIPMGRVDDALWLASQPDVILATFGDMMRVPGSDVSLMQARAQGSDIRFVYSPLDSLKIAEENPDKKVIFFAVGFETTAPSTAVTLKYAKDKGLKNFSVFSNHVTIEPPLRAIADGGETKVDGFIGPGHVATVVGTQAFEFLPAEFNLPVAVCGFEPLDILQGIAMLLEQFVSGDVAAGKARVENQYARVVRDQGNPAARALLDRVFTIRDTFEWRGLGWLDNSGMGISEEFADFDAERLFDLPGKRVADPVACECGSVLTGHIKPWQCKVFGTACTPDTPIGTCMVSPEGACAAYYNFGRLNREVTAQLT, from the coding sequence ATGAAGTTCGTTGACGAGTTCCGCGACCCGCACGCCGCCAAGCAGCTCATCGAGCGCATCTCCCAGATGGCCACCCAGCTCGATCACCCGATCAAGCTCATGGAGATCTGCGGCGGGCACACCCACACCATCTACCGCTACGGGCTGGAAAACCTCCTGCCCGACTCTATCGACCTGGTCCACGGCCCCGGCTGCCCCGTGTGCGTGATCCCCATGGGGCGCGTCGACGACGCCCTGTGGCTGGCCTCCCAGCCCGACGTCATCCTCGCCACCTTCGGCGACATGATGCGCGTGCCGGGCTCCGACGTCTCCCTCATGCAGGCCCGCGCCCAGGGCAGCGACATCCGCTTCGTCTACTCCCCGCTCGACTCCCTGAAGATCGCCGAGGAGAACCCGGATAAGAAGGTCATCTTCTTCGCCGTCGGCTTCGAGACCACCGCGCCCTCGACCGCCGTGACCTTGAAGTACGCCAAGGACAAGGGGCTGAAGAACTTCAGCGTGTTCAGCAACCACGTCACCATCGAGCCGCCGCTGCGAGCGATCGCCGACGGTGGCGAGACAAAGGTGGACGGCTTCATCGGCCCGGGCCACGTGGCAACGGTCGTGGGAACCCAAGCCTTCGAGTTCTTGCCCGCGGAGTTCAACCTGCCGGTGGCCGTGTGCGGCTTCGAGCCGCTCGACATCCTCCAAGGCATCGCGATGCTGCTCGAGCAGTTCGTCTCCGGGGACGTCGCGGCGGGCAAGGCGCGCGTGGAGAACCAGTACGCCCGCGTCGTGCGCGATCAGGGCAACCCGGCCGCCCGCGCGCTGCTGGACCGGGTGTTCACCATCCGCGACACCTTCGAGTGGCGCGGCCTGGGCTGGCTCGACAACTCGGGCATGGGCATCTCCGAGGAGTTCGCCGACTTCGACGCCGAGCGGCTCTTCGACCTGCCCGGCAAGCGCGTGGCCGACCCCGTCGCCTGCGAGTGCGGCTCGGTGCTCACCGGCCACATCAAGCCGTGGCAGTGCAAGGTGTTCGGCACCGCCTGCACGCCGGACACCCCCATCGGCACCTGCATGGTCTCCCCCGAGGGCGCGTGTGCGGCCTACTACAACTTCGGGCGGCTCAACCGCGAGGTCACCGCGCAGCTGACCTAG
- a CDS encoding HypC/HybG/HupF family hydrogenase formation chaperone, whose translation MCLGVPAQVVEVTDPTRATVSIDGVSRKVSTDLLLGEGLAVGDWVLVHVGFALSTIDEEEAKVTLQQIKQLGGDTFESELASFSESEIE comes from the coding sequence GTGTGTCTAGGCGTTCCAGCCCAGGTGGTCGAGGTGACCGACCCCACCCGCGCCACCGTGAGCATCGACGGCGTGAGCCGCAAGGTATCCACTGATCTTCTCCTCGGCGAGGGGCTCGCCGTCGGCGACTGGGTGTTGGTCCACGTCGGCTTCGCGCTGAGCACCATCGACGAGGAGGAGGCGAAGGTGACGCTGCAGCAGATCAAGCAGCTCGGCGGCGACACCTTCGAAAGCGAGCTGGCCTCGTTTAGCGAGTCAGAGATCGAATAA
- the hypE gene encoding hydrogenase expression/formation protein HypE, producing MEPKNRLNEDVDQVNDTIARVRRRGGRLKDQQVTLAHGAGGKASASLLQHVFFDEYGNDLLAQGGDSTLMDLDLQGGKLAFSTDSYVVNPIEFPGGSIGELAINGTVNDLAVAGAVPKYISVAFILEEGLDIETLRRIVLRLKEASDKAGVAIATGDTKVVPKGKGDKLYITTAGVGVVPADRVPGFARVAPGDRLLVSGPIADHGMSVMMARGDLAIDAPIESDSREVASLVAALLDAVPDTRWMRDATRGGVATVMNELAETTGLGVVLEDEAIPVRPMTRAACDMLGIDPLYVANEGTFIAVVPEAQAEEALAAVQQAGAPEARLIGRIVEKPEACVVLVTAFGGTRMVDKLVGDPLPRIC from the coding sequence GTGGAGCCTAAGAACCGACTCAACGAGGACGTCGACCAGGTCAACGACACGATCGCGCGGGTGCGTCGCCGCGGGGGCAGGCTCAAGGACCAGCAGGTCACCCTCGCCCACGGGGCCGGCGGCAAGGCGTCGGCAAGCCTGCTGCAACACGTCTTCTTTGACGAATACGGCAACGACCTGCTCGCCCAGGGCGGCGATTCCACCCTCATGGACCTCGATCTGCAGGGTGGCAAGCTGGCGTTTTCCACCGATTCCTACGTGGTCAACCCCATCGAGTTCCCAGGCGGCTCGATCGGCGAGCTGGCGATCAACGGCACCGTCAACGACCTCGCGGTGGCGGGCGCGGTGCCGAAGTACATCTCGGTCGCGTTCATCCTCGAGGAGGGGCTAGACATCGAGACGCTGCGGCGGATCGTGCTGAGGCTCAAGGAGGCCTCGGACAAGGCAGGCGTGGCGATCGCGACCGGCGACACCAAAGTGGTGCCCAAGGGCAAGGGCGACAAGCTGTATATCACCACCGCGGGCGTGGGCGTGGTCCCCGCCGACCGCGTGCCCGGCTTCGCGCGCGTGGCCCCCGGCGACCGCCTGCTCGTCTCCGGCCCCATCGCCGACCACGGCATGTCCGTCATGATGGCCCGCGGCGACCTCGCCATCGACGCCCCCATCGAGTCGGATTCGCGCGAGGTGGCCTCGCTCGTTGCCGCGCTTCTCGACGCCGTTCCGGATACAAGGTGGATGCGAGACGCGACCCGCGGGGGAGTCGCCACCGTCATGAACGAGCTCGCGGAGACCACGGGGCTGGGCGTCGTGCTGGAGGACGAGGCCATCCCCGTGCGCCCCATGACCCGCGCCGCCTGCGACATGCTGGGCATCGACCCGCTCTACGTGGCCAACGAGGGCACCTTCATCGCGGTCGTGCCGGAGGCGCAGGCGGAGGAGGCGCTGGCCGCGGTGCAGCAGGCGGGCGCCCCCGAGGCGCGGCTCATCGGCCGGATCGTGGAGAAGCCCGAGGCATGCGTGGTGCTGGTGACCGCGTTCGGCGGCACCCGCATGGTGGACAAGCTGGTGGGCGACCCGCTGCCGCGCATCTGCTAG
- the hypF gene encoding carbamoyltransferase HypF, producing the protein MSITDLQRLAITLTGVVQGVGMRPHIAKVAANHEVTGWCGNNDIEVFIEAQGTPGVLEEFLRDVLSSLPPLARVVSVDKQEKPVREETGFTIVASTHLPGARTLIPPDVAPCEDCIAEFNDPTNRRYHYPFITCTHCGPRLTIIEELPYDRPNTTLKVFPLCPDCEREYTDVNDRRYHAQPISCPNCGPKVWFEEGERVVAGQDAFSAARELLREGKVLAVRGIGGFHLMCQATDPAAIARLRGLKRRPHKPFAVMVPSLDHARAVVALTPAQEALLTSPARPIVIAPSRGVLPQSIAPGLGDVGVVLPYSPLHMLLVDSPVVATSGNPSGEPLVASIAEARELLGGFCDGFLFHDRDIFVPVEDSVYLGEVPVRRSRGLAPLPLAIPDGPDVFAVGGELKNTMCLTSGGLAHLTSHIGDMGSLRAQEVAERTFAQMSSLRGVEPSAIVCDMHPGYSTTAWAERLSDRLGLPLLQVQHHQAHAASVLAEHGLLGRPAVVIAADGTGYGLDGTIWGGEIFVVSPELVFERAWHVPSFPLAGGDRAVTYPWRIVLGVSASWGVSGPLVSRLRSSVDAGELRLVSSQLGSGIGTVATSSLGRLFDAAACLVGCGTFGTAVSYEAQAAMEFEHLARGGACSWDGVSTLAEAFAVLASSSGGANAARQFHRHVAQVLGARAAEVAGTSGAQVVAMTGGCAFNRLLLADLREFLRGRGYELVVHEQVPPGDGGLSLGQAVLGRAMLARGEG; encoded by the coding sequence ATGAGCATCACCGACCTTCAACGACTGGCCATCACCTTGACCGGCGTGGTGCAGGGGGTGGGCATGCGCCCGCACATCGCGAAGGTCGCCGCCAACCACGAGGTCACCGGCTGGTGCGGCAACAACGACATCGAGGTGTTCATCGAGGCCCAGGGCACGCCGGGCGTGCTCGAGGAGTTCCTTCGCGACGTGCTCTCTTCGTTGCCTCCGCTGGCGCGAGTGGTGAGCGTCGACAAGCAAGAAAAACCTGTGCGCGAGGAAACCGGATTCACGATTGTGGCCTCGACGCACCTGCCCGGCGCGCGAACGCTCATCCCGCCGGACGTGGCGCCGTGCGAGGACTGCATCGCCGAGTTCAACGACCCCACCAACCGCCGCTACCACTACCCGTTTATCACCTGTACGCACTGCGGACCGCGGCTGACGATCATCGAGGAGCTGCCCTACGACCGGCCGAACACGACGCTGAAGGTGTTCCCGCTGTGCCCCGACTGCGAGCGCGAGTACACGGATGTGAACGATCGCAGGTACCACGCGCAGCCCATCTCCTGCCCGAACTGCGGGCCGAAGGTGTGGTTCGAGGAGGGCGAGCGCGTGGTGGCGGGCCAAGACGCGTTTTCCGCGGCTCGAGAGTTGCTGAGGGAGGGCAAGGTGCTGGCCGTGCGCGGCATCGGCGGGTTCCACCTCATGTGCCAGGCGACCGATCCCGCGGCGATCGCGCGGCTGCGGGGGCTCAAGCGCAGGCCGCACAAGCCGTTCGCGGTGATGGTGCCCTCGCTGGATCACGCGCGGGCGGTGGTGGCGCTGACGCCAGCGCAGGAGGCGCTGCTTACCTCCCCCGCGCGGCCGATCGTCATCGCACCCTCGCGCGGGGTGCTGCCGCAGTCCATTGCGCCGGGGCTGGGTGACGTGGGGGTCGTGCTGCCCTACTCCCCGCTGCACATGCTGCTGGTGGACTCGCCGGTGGTGGCGACCAGCGGAAACCCCTCCGGCGAGCCCCTGGTGGCCTCCATCGCGGAGGCGCGAGAGTTGCTGGGCGGCTTCTGCGACGGGTTCCTCTTCCACGACCGCGACATCTTCGTGCCCGTGGAGGATTCGGTGTACTTGGGCGAGGTGCCGGTGCGGCGCTCGCGGGGGCTTGCTCCCCTGCCGCTCGCAATCCCCGACGGGCCCGACGTTTTCGCCGTCGGCGGGGAGCTGAAGAACACCATGTGCCTCACCTCGGGCGGGCTGGCGCACCTCACCTCGCACATCGGGGACATGGGGTCGCTGCGCGCGCAGGAGGTTGCCGAGCGCACGTTTGCGCAGATGAGCTCGCTGCGCGGGGTGGAGCCGTCGGCCATTGTGTGCGACATGCACCCGGGGTACTCCACGACCGCGTGGGCCGAGCGCCTGTCCGATCGCCTGGGGCTGCCGCTGTTGCAGGTCCAGCACCACCAGGCGCACGCGGCCAGCGTCCTGGCCGAGCACGGGCTGCTGGGGCGCCCCGCGGTGGTGATCGCGGCCGACGGCACCGGCTACGGGCTCGACGGGACGATCTGGGGCGGGGAGATTTTTGTCGTTTCGCCGGAGTTGGTTTTTGAGCGGGCGTGGCATGTGCCCTCGTTCCCGCTGGCAGGCGGCGACCGCGCCGTCACCTACCCGTGGCGGATCGTGCTCGGGGTTTCCGCTTCTTGGGGTGTGTCCGGGCCGCTGGTTTCGCGGCTTAGGTCATCGGTCGATGCCGGGGAGCTGCGGCTGGTCTCCTCCCAGCTAGGCAGCGGGATTGGCACGGTTGCCACCAGCTCGCTGGGCAGGCTTTTCGACGCCGCAGCTTGCCTCGTCGGCTGCGGTACCTTCGGAACGGCGGTCAGCTACGAGGCGCAGGCGGCCATGGAATTCGAGCACCTGGCGCGCGGCGGGGCCTGCTCGTGGGACGGGGTCTCCACCCTCGCGGAGGCCTTTGCCGTGCTGGCGTCGAGTTCGGGCGGCGCGAATGCTGCCCGGCAGTTCCACCGACATGTGGCGCAGGTGCTGGGGGCGCGGGCCGCAGAGGTTGCGGGGACGTCCGGGGCGCAGGTGGTGGCGATGACCGGCGGGTGCGCCTTCAACCGGCTGCTGTTGGCGGACCTGCGGGAGTTCCTGCGGGGGCGGGGCTACGAGCTCGTAGTGCACGAGCAGGTGCCGCCCGGCGACGGGGGCCTGAGCCTCGGGCAGGCGGTGCTGGGGCGGGCGATGCTCGCTCGCGGGGAGGGCTAG
- a CDS encoding hydrogenase maturation nickel metallochaperone HypA/HybF — protein sequence MHEVALSTELARVVARAAKGRRVRQVNLRIGALRQVVPSSMEYAWGFVTAATPLEGARLHIDWIDAVIECEQGHRTVLDASSYLDLSCPRCDAPTRVVAGEEFQVVDLEVEAA from the coding sequence GTGCACGAGGTGGCATTGAGTACGGAGCTCGCGCGGGTCGTCGCCCGCGCGGCCAAGGGCAGAAGGGTTCGTCAGGTGAACCTTCGCATCGGGGCGTTGCGGCAAGTCGTGCCCAGCTCGATGGAGTACGCCTGGGGCTTCGTCACCGCCGCCACGCCGCTCGAGGGGGCAAGGCTTCACATCGATTGGATCGACGCGGTCATCGAGTGCGAGCAGGGACACCGCACGGTCCTCGACGCCTCCTCCTACCTCGACTTATCCTGCCCACGCTGCGATGCGCCGACGAGGGTCGTCGCGGGCGAGGAGTTCCAGGTCGTCGACCTCGAGGTCGAAGCCGCCTAA